The sequence AGGATCGAGTTGACTATTAAGATTATTGGGGTTGCTTCTTCTGCCCTTTCAAGTAATTTGGGGTTGTTTGGAGTGCTTCCATCGTTGACTTTGGGGCTGTTAGCTTATTATGCACCCATTGTTGTTTTCTTGGTGTTTGCTAGGCTTAATGGACAAGTAGTACCCAAGGAAAAACATGGGGAGTATTATTGTGTATGGAAACAGGATAGCTGGGTTCCTGCTTATTACACATTTGCAATTCTAACAATGCTTTGGTCAGCCACATCAATGATTGAGGCACATGTTTATGTCATAAGTGGAACAATTGCACAATGGTACTTCTCCAAGGATGAATCAGGTCCCAAAAGGTCTATGAGAAGTGCTTTGAGGTGAGTTCATAATCTTTAACAATGATTGTGTAGTGCCTATAAGTATGAGTTTATTCTTTTGCAGTTAATTATCCATGCAAATGATAGCAGAAAAGTAGAATTCGTAGAAAGCACCTTATATGTCCTTCATGCATGCAATGGCTGTTTTTCTGTTATGCTGTCTACATCTCAACTGATTCTATCTTATGATTCTGGAATTCTGAAGGATGTTTGTAGTATGCGCGAAATTCATTGCCGACTCACTGCACTATTAGCGGTTATACTCCCTTTGGCATAGGAATAAAGCCTCAAAGCTAATGACAATAATCGGTTGTGTTGCATTGACTAGATGGTACTAGATTCACTAGAACTCAAGCATTCAACTTGTTCATGATCCCAGTCTTTACTCAGTTATCTGATGATTCAGTACCAAATAATGCATCAGGAGGGAAAAAAAGAACAGAGGAAAACATGTCCCCTAAGGCTTTGATTCTGGGGCAAAGTTAGTACCATGTTGGATGTGTTCTAGGTGTACGTGCCATGTTGGATGTGTTCTAGGTGCACGTCACTAGTTCAAATCGTGCTAGGGAACCATGTCTGGTATTTAAGCGGAGAAAAGGTCCACCAAGTGGCTTTCTtgattatcaaaaaagaaactGCAACTACTCTTCCCCAGTGTAGTAAATCTAATTTGAAATCTCTTGGTTTAACTGTGTTAGAATTATAGATTATTTTTCTGTAATTAAACCATGTGAAAGAAGGGTTGAGAGAGACAGAGAGGAAGAAGCATACACCAGCGATTGACATTGAGCCCCTACTTGTTTACCCTAGTTATAGATAAGTTAATCAACACAATTCATGATGAGGTCGTGTTGTATATACTATTTGCTAACATTAATTGACTAAATCGACGGAAGTGTTGATCAGAATCTTGAACAATAGAGAAGCAGTTGTAGGAATTTTAGAATCAGTAGAAGTAGAACgaatatatgaaatttcaaattaagtCAGCAAAAGAAGAATGAAGTTAAGGTGGTAAGACAGAATGACAGATTTTGGTGCTTAATGAATGAGGTGGATAAGACAGAATGACCAAGGTGTTATGTGATAGAAGGATGCCTACCAAAATGAATGTAAGCTATAAGACAATCAATATTGTACGAGTGTTGTGGATTTGCAAATTCTAGGATGGATGTGACTCCATACAAGATTAGACAAGATTAAAATGACCACATTCGCCAAAAGGTGCTCATAGTGTACATTGAGGATAAAATGAGAGATCTCTTGAGATAATTTGGTCATGTCTTGCGCCGACCACCATATGCGCACTCAGGTGTGAAACCATGGTCCGTGGTAAATGAAGGTGTTATAGAGGCAATACTAATTAATTGGAACATGCCCTATTCATGTTAGTACGTTTACTTTAGGtcaatgtatttcattaatCTTTTCTACCTATTAgtgatatatttttagttttattttgtataatgttGTCTTGGATCAATTGAGAAACATGGTCTATAAGGATTCTTACATCCAAACTCAACTTGTTTGGACTAAGGTTGTCATTGTTATCATTTCCTTGCAATGATGAAATCCTTGCTTTATGTTCTTGTTTCAGCTCATGATTAGCTGCCTAGATCTATACTAAATTTTCTGTTCTTCCTCTGTGGAGTTTCTGTATGCTAAAATCctcttaaaataatatcaaatgtTGTAATTCTTGATGTATTATTCTTTTGTAAAATTCTGCAGAAATGCATTTGGTCCATCCTCAGGCACAGTATGTTTCTCTGGGTTACTGATCGCTGTGGTTCGTGTTGTTCGTTCCATGGTTGATAATGCAAAACAAGAAGATTCTGGAATTGTGAACCTTATTCTGCGGTTTTGTGCCAATACCTTGCTGTCAGCGGTTGAGTTTGTGAATAAATTCACCATAAACTTTGCTGCTATAACTGGTGAAGCATACTGCACTTCTGCTAAGATGACATATGAACTTCTAAAGCGCAATCTTCTCTCTCCAGTGTTTGTGGAGACCGTCTCCACTCGTTTACTGGCTGGAATAATCTTTGTTCTCTCAACAATATATGCAATATTGGTAAGTCGTTCTGGATGCtgatcaattttcttttttcggAGCTTCCTATCAGGTTTCTTGAATTTGAGAATCTATTGTGCACAATTATTCTTAAATCTATAGCAAGTGCATGAGTTCATTCTTAAAGATTTGGAGTGGAGTAGCTCTAGATGTTCATTAAGAATATCAAGATTTGGTCTCAATGATCCTAGGACTCTCCTTCCATATCAGTGAATGGGAATTAGGTCTCTTCACTTCTTGAGATTTTTGTGGGCAGTTCAACTATGTCAGAGCTTTGTGGGAATTAtcaattttatccttttttccttcttttgcaGAATATACATTTACAGTTATATTTATTTCTTGAGCTATTTGGTTAAATACTTCCATTGTCTGCCTTTTAAGAAAATACCTTCAATTATCTGCTTCCAGGTTTTTGTTGTGGTAAGAGCTGCTAGTAATCTTGATGTCGAATCATACCTTATTGCTGTTCTGGCATGGCTGCTGCTGATGGTGGTTCTTGGTTTCTTCGTCTTTGTTTTGGATAACGTTATAGAGACAGTATATGTTTGTTATGCGATTGATAGAGACAGAGGAGAGGTATGTAAACAGGAGGTTCATGATGTTTATGTGCACCTTCCTATCAGTAGGAGTCATAGTTCTGCCTCTTATGGTGCCAGAAGTCCCCTGCTTGTATAAGGACTTCAATGTGTTGTATTCTGTCTGTaattctttttctcctttttggtTTCGGTTTCCTTTTGTAATTGCCGGATTAGCCTGTTAGGCAGGTTGTGCAGTGAGGTAAATTTATTCTGTATAACAGTGTTTTtccaataaaaatgaaaatatctgCTGACTGTGCGATGATCTCTATAGTTAGGGAATAAGTAGTCTTGAGAGTTGACATTACTGAATCAGTTATAtctatttagttttttttaccaaaagaaCTTCCTATGGTTTCTATTCTTATTCTTCGATTTTTATTATCTGTTGTTTTTAAACCTTTGCTTAGGTTGTTTTATCAAGtatttgttgttgctactgttcttttttccttcattttcaGCATTTACTTCTTCATACTGTATTCCTTTtcgtattatttttatatttggttACTTGGGCGGAGGGCCCTTCAGAAACAACCTCTCCACCTTCACGAGTAGCGTAAGGCTGCATACACAGACCCCACTTGTAGGACTACAGTGGGTATGTTGTTGAACCTTCCATggtttttctattgtaaatgatTGTAGAGAAAGACAGCTTGTGTCTGCTTAATTACATATGCTAGAAACAGTTTAGAACTTCTGCTGGACCATAACAACACTACATTTGGTCCATCGGTAAGACACTTTGCAAATTTGAGATCCTCTGTATGATCTGTAAATTATGATGCTGATAGTTTTGTTTCAGCATCCTATGTTGGAAAATCTTTGGGGTACAAATTTTGGCAGATAGTTGTTGTATGATCCCAAAGGATAAAGAAATAGGAAGTCAAGCTTGCAGGGTAATCGCTGTCGCAGCCAGATTTCCAAAActacaaagaagaaaaagctACAAGGGTGACAATGCTGATTGGGTATATCATGATCACACATGTGGTAAGTCATGCAATCATACTTGTGGTCTCAATTATGCTCTACAGTGTCATGCTGTATCATCGTTTAATTGTTCGATATGTTTCCATGTTTGTACTCATTCATTGTGACTACAAGGGACCAAGTtaggaaataaattttgtccaaaaatctCTGAGGAGCAACTAATGCATGATTGGAAACTCGATGGAAAATGCACCTGTTTTTCTGCTTTTTCCTCTTAAATACCAAGCTCTTACTACGATGCAGAGTTTGAACTTTGTGACATGGCATGAAACTTGTTCTTCTATCCTTCTCTGCTTAGATATCAGGCTTTTAGTTCGAGGTAGATTCAAAATCGTGGCGTGTGCCTAACTCGAAGGTCATCTTTATGATCTGTGAATTCTGATGCTGACAGTTGTTTCAGCATTCTATGTTGGAAAATATATTTGGATACAAATTTTGTTGGATAGTTGTTgtatgattgcaaaggataataGAAAGTCAAGTTTGCATAGCAATTGCCATCACAGCCAAAACTACCAAGAAGAAAAAACCAGAGGCCTACTGCAGATTTTTTGTATAATGCAATCATATTTGTGGTGATAATTTTTTgcaaatcaccaaaaattcagccaccatacaaataatggcCTCTATCTACAACAGTAAGGGAAAAATTATTCTCTACCAGTTGAGTAAATCCATTAGGAAGATCCacaatagtttatttttcatctataaCCACAATCCTCTTCCTCACATTACAATCAAGAAATGAGAACAGGAAGGCTCATTGAACAACCATTTTCTCCTAACATGTTCTAAACAACATAGTCCAAAGTAGATTCAGAATTTTAACATTAGGTTGTGGATTCTGGGACGACGACTCAGAGATACTTGGGTTGCGCTgaatgaaatttggtggaacGAAAACTCTTAGCAGCTAGGGAGCGTTTCCTTCTCTAGTGGGTAAATTTTGATTCATTGGATCAGTGAATTTCGAACACCGAATGAATAAAACAATTGGGAAAAGGAGGTATTGGGATAGAGAAGTATAATCGAAGCACATGGTACAATTGTGGGCTGATAGAATTTTAGGTGCACAAAGAAAGAACATAGGGCCAAGTTGATAATATGACATGTCTCCTCATCTACATCCAAATCTTTACTTACTCTGATGGGCTTTCTTAGATTTTAGTGTTTGTAATTCTCTAATATTTCTCTGATTCTTCCATATCTTGTTGCAACTCATGGAATTGCCATTCCGTACAGTGTTCTGCAGCATTATTTGATGAcatgaatattaaaataatgagGTTATTTACGACAATCTTGTGGGTAAACTCAACCTTTGGGATTTTAATTCATTGAGATCAAGAACTCATTTATATATGAATCATTCTTATTGAAAAATGCATTAATATCCATTTAAGTCAATACTAGAAGTGCGTAAAAGTATGTAAGTTTGCCTGCTTCGGAACTTTTACAATGCAAGTGTAattcattctttatttttcttcttcttttgggaTCTTCAAAGAaagaatttcttttatttattacatgTAGAAATGGATAAGAGGGTGAGACCAATCTTTTTTTCACCTTTGCTTTCACGCCAAGACTTTTTTAGAAAtgcagagaaaaaaaaaaagagaaacgaGATGTGCTTGTGCTATCCTAAAAATGGaccacatatttttatttttatttttatttttggcaactaaaaataaaaataaagggaatttCTGAGATTAAATAAGTTTTATAGCCATGTTAGTCTTTTTATTCCCGGTTAATTCTACTTCAAAATAAACCTGAAATGATATGAGACTACTTGTAAGCGatataatatatagttgaaGTACGTACAATATAGTTTTAATATTATCtctagaaaagaaaagattatcctatcaattattatgtttaaatcTAAACTAATAGGGGTCGGCTCTATTAAGGTTTTCAAATGTATTTTCCTTTTACTTcttcaataatttaataatgtGCACGCAAGGATGTGACTTGTGGTCAATAacattagaaaaatcatcaagatCGAGGTTCAAATTCAGTAATGTGCACCCAAGGATGTGTTTGGtggtaaaaaattgttaagGTAACGGTTTAAATTCAAATAACGATAAAAAACTATAGGTGGCTTATCACATTTTATTTGTCTAATGTTACGATATTGTTTAAGAACACATGTTGAATGGACTAGATAACGAAACTATTGTGAATCAATTCGTGAGAAATAAACAATAAACAAGTGATTAACAATAAGAATTAAGAGTAAAAGTGGAATTATCTTGAGCTTTGATAATTCCCTTTAAGAGTTAGAAGACAGAATTATTCGATACTCATTCTAGTAAAGGTaataacatattaattaattaagattgcgcaaaaaaaaaaaattgagacatTACCATTATTGGGTGAAAAAATTCCATTGATGTGGCATTCAGTGTCCAATATATCTATGATAACCACAGGCTAATTTTCCTTAATATGTCCTCAACCCACTAATAATTCTTACAATCAATTACACTAATTGTTTAAAGGACCTACATGCACTTCACATTCTTTGAGAAATAACCCATTTTCCAATAATGCCAACAGCCTCCAAGGCAAAGCAGAAATCCCAATGGAGGCTAATTTGGTCATTCCATCATAAAATTCCAT comes from Solanum pennellii chromosome 1, SPENNV200 and encodes:
- the LOC107008308 gene encoding CTL-like protein DDB_G0288717; the encoded protein is METSEDPNKLSSTLADPTTQPLLSKPYPVDDSITPHQYPGQSSLDPDDQTQFLQISYNFGTRPFKDLPFLILFVLLVLCTFGFGIFASVHRNPHHSQISSFTYNITSSSCSIGSSTFESSSDFFSLYSSDSSFLKSLIWTLVVTLILSIPFMLFVLFLLKRYTKQIVYASLPFFVIVPVFLDIYWFVACTVSSKCSEDFPLAYRILVLFFVLLLIGLLVWIFVANWHRIELTIKIIGVASSALSSNLGLFGVLPSLTLGLLAYYAPIVVFLVFARLNGQVVPKEKHGEYYCVWKQDSWVPAYYTFAILTMLWSATSMIEAHVYVISGTIAQWYFSKDESGPKRSMRSALRNAFGPSSGTVCFSGLLIAVVRVVRSMVDNAKQEDSGIVNLILRFCANTLLSAVEFVNKFTINFAAITGEAYCTSAKMTYELLKRNLLSPVFVETVSTRLLAGIIFVLSTIYAILVFVVVRAASNLDVESYLIAVLAWLLLMVVLGFFVFVLDNVIETVYVCYAIDRDRGEVCKQEVHDVYVHLPISRSHSSASYGARSPLLV